Genomic window (Mycoplasma leachii PG50):
TTTTCATAAAAGAGAGCCAATTAAAGTATTTGAGCTATTTAAAACTTGTCCACTATTTGCTAAACCCTTTAAAACACTTAAATAAAAAACACTTAAAGGATTTAAAAATGGATAAACACTAGTTTGTGAGGCTATACTTGAAAAAGCTCAAGGCAAATAAAAAGCTAATAGAGTTGCTATAGTATAACCTGATGATAAAAAGATTTTATTATGTTGTTTTTTTAAAATTACAGCAAATAATTTTCATAAAAAAACTAAAAATATTAATGTTGCTACACTTAATATTTCAAAACTAAAAACGGTTGAGTTAAAAAACGTTCTTAACGCATTTCCTGGCTGATTTGTCATTTATTTATCTCCTAAATAATAAAATAGTTTAAACATAAAAAATTTTATTGAAACAACAATAAAATTTTTTTCTAGATTATAGTTTATTAAAATATCTAGTTATTTTCTGATTTTTTTATTAACATATCTAGCAATTAGATTTATTATTAATATTGCAAATGTTGCAATTCATACATAACTCATAGCTAATCTTGGATAAAATGCTTTTGTATCTAAATACTTAGTAATTAAGTGTCCAATATATAATTTATCACTAGCTAAAATATAATAAGTAATTGATGCTCTAAATATTAATTCAAAATAAAAAATTGATAATGAGATAAATTCAATTTTAATTGCGGGCAAGACATACTTTAAAAATATTTGATTATTACTATATCCTTGGATTTTTAAATTATTAATAATTTGAATATTTAAATTATCAACTACTTCAACTAATTGTTTTGCTTTACTTGAAGCTTGATGTAAACTTACAACAATAATTACTAGTGTTAAAGCATTACTAAATATTGGATGAAAAACATAAAAATAAACTATAGTTGGAATTAATCTAATTAAAACATTTAAACTTCTACAAATAATTACAATAAATAAATTATTTAATCTTATTGATTGTAATCTAATACCTATAATTGCAATAATTATGCAAATAAACATAGCAACAATTGTAAACTGTAGTGAATTTCAAATTAAAAGAATTGGGTTATTTTCAATATGTTTGTTAAAAATACTAAAACTAGCAAAGTTTGGGTTTAACAAATTATTAAAAAATGATTTAACATAATCTAAATTAAAGATATAAATTGGAATATTAATAAAAGTAATAATACTTATAATAGTTAAGCTAATAAAAATTAAACTAATAATAATTTTATTAACATTTAGTTTTTTAGATAATCGTGTATAGTATTCAAATTTAGTTTCATTTTTTTGCTTATAAACTTTAGATCGAGCTTCAACTAAGTATTTTTTAAATAAATAGTTTAATAATTCTAAAACTAAAATAAAACTCATTAATACTAATAAAGGTATACCTAGCTGATTAAAATTTGCAGTGTTTTCACTTCCATAAACTATTAATCTACCTATTCCAGGTAAACTTAAAGCTGCTAGAATTGAAGCTCATCTAATGTTTGATTCAAATGAAAAAATGAATAATGCAATTACTCTATTTTTTATTCTTGGATAAATTTCTTTAAAAAAAGCTTTAAACTTTGAATTACCTTGACTTATTGAAACATAATATGGCTGTAAATCAAATGAATTTAACATATCAATATAGTATTTATGTAATCATAATCAAGTAAATCAAATATAAACTAATAATAAACTTAAATCGTTTCTAAAAGTTGAAGTTATCAGAATAATAAAGATCAATTCAGGCGTACTTCTTAAAATTAAAATTACTATACTTATTAGATAAGATAAAAATTTATTATTAACTTTATCAAATGATAAAAAACTAGTAATAATAGCTAATATAAAACCAATAAAAGTTCCAGTTAAAGCTAGTTTAATTGTTATTCATAATAATCTAAGTGTATCTAAAAACAAATTAGTATATTCATTTGAAATATAACTAGTATCTAAAAAGTTTTTATTTTCAAAACTAAATAGTAAAGCTAATTTTTTAGTTACTTGATAAAAGTTATCAATATTAATAAGACTTGCTTGATTATAAAAACATCAACCTATTAATAATAAAACTAAAAGTATTAAAAGGTTAAAATAGATTTTATGAAACTTTCAACTTGTTTTTGTATTAGTAATTCTGTTTATATAACGATATTTAAAGAAATTAGATTCTTTAACTAAAAATGGCTTTTTATAATTTTGTCTAATTGCCATTGGTTTATATCCTTAGTTTTTTTATCAAGCACAATTTGCTTATTATCAATTGCTATTACTCTATCAAAATATTTTTTAACTAGACTAAGATCATGAATGTTTACTAAAATAGTTTTATTTTGTTCTGAAATATTTTTAAGTATTTTAAGTACTTCAATACTAGTTTTTTTATCTAAATTACTTGTTGGTTCATCTGCTAAAATTAACTCAACATCTTTTATTAATAGTTTTGCAATTTCTACACGTTGTTGTTGACCACCAGAAAGTTCACTTACTTTAAAAAAAGCTTTATCTAAAATATTTAATTCATCTAATTTTTCAAAAATTGTTATTTTTTGTTTTTTAGTTAATATACTAAAAAACTTATAAAAACTATTTTTATATTTACTAGTTGATCTAATAATGTTGTTATAAACATTATCAGTATAAATAAGATTTGGAGTTTGTGTTAGAAAACCTATTTTTGAAATAAAATTACGTTTCTGTTTTTTATTAAATTTTAAAATGTCTTGATCAAACACTTTTATCTGACCATTTACTGGTTTTAATGAATTAATTATTATTTTAAATAATGTACTTTTTCCAACTCCAGATGGACCAATTATAGCAACTAGTTCACCTTGAAAAATATCTAAAGTAATATTTTCTAAAACTAAATCACTTTTATTATTATATTTAACTAATATTTCTTTTAACTCTATAACCTTTTTCATCTATTTTTGTTTTTCGATTTTATCAATATTTGTTACTAAATCTTGTTTTGATTCAGCTTGTACTTGTAATTTTACTAATTTTTCAAATAAGTCCATACTTAATGGCATAAATTTGTTATATCCAGTATAAATTCCATAAGTATTTTCTTCTAATGTTAATGAATGTAGTGCTTTTGAAAGTAATTCAACTTGTTTGTCTAATAAACCTTTTCTAGCTAAAACAACATCATAACCAGCTGGATTAGTCATTGTTAAAGTTCTAACTATAGCACCATTTTTATCTTTCATGCCATTAACTGCTGGTTTTGCTGCTGGAGCTGGCGCAACAGGTGCTGCTGTGGCAGATGTAGTAGCGGCAGTCATCATAGCTTTTCCGCCATTCATTGTATTTTCAGTTGGTTTAAAATCAGTTGGTTTATATTTTTCACTTTTTTCTTTTGATTTTGTTCAGTTGTAAGAACCTTCATCATCAAATCCTATTCTTGGAACAAGTTGAGAATTACCCTGCTTTTTACCTAATTGAGCAGATACTTTTTGTCCTTTAACAATGTATTGTTCGTATTTCTTACCTTCTAAATCTTCTTTAATTTCTGAAACAGTCTTATTAAAATGACGTGCAAATAATGCTACTTGATATTTATATCCACCAGCACTACTTGTTTTTTCATAAACCACACCATTTTTAATGAATTCTTCTCAATTTTTACTTTCTCAAGCTTTGATTATTTTTTCTCGATCTGCTTCATTACCCGCTATTAAAACAGCACCACGATATACGTAAGTTAAATCACCATTTTTGTAGAAGTTAGTGTATTTTGATCCATCAAAATGTAAGGTCTTACCATTTGTATTTTTACCATCTTTAGATTCTTTAGTATATCATTCAGGATATTCACCATATTCTAATCATTTTTTGTTATTTTCATCCGCTAGTTTACGTAGTGAATCTTCTTTCATTCCATCTTTATAGAATGTGTTATCTCCTGATTGTCAGTTAAACTGTAAAGTTGCAGCTTGAGAAACTAATTTGAAAGGCAAATCTTTTTTTAGAGTTTTTTTATTAACATCTCAAACATTACTTAAATAGTATGAATAATTAGCAATATAAACATCATTTTCAGAGTCATTTTTTTCCAATTTTGAAAAGTAAGTTTTTTTGTCAAAGTCAACTTTGATATCAAATTTAACATCTTTAAATTTTTTAGTTGCTTCATCTTTGTTTTTTAATTCATTAAATTTTTTAGTTAATAATTCTATGAATGCTTTACTTTTATCTCCAGCAGTTACAGCACCAGTATTATAATCTAAGTTACTAAAAAATCCATCATTAATTCAAGAGTTATTGATTGTTATTGTAGTATCTCAGCTTTCTTTAGTTTGACAAGCAACAACAAATGAACTTATAGAACCAATAGAAACAGCTGATAACATTGTTCCTAATGCTACTTTTAATCTATTTGTATACATTCTTATCTCCTTTTTAAAATAAGGGAAAAATAAAAGGTTATACCTTTTAAGGGCATAACCTGTAAAAAATCTCTAGCCACGCATGAATTACCATGATCTGCTAATAGGTATAATCTCAGCCTTTTACAGCACCCTTATTTGCTTTAATTATACTTTAATAGATCAAATAGTTATATAAAAAAATAATAAATATTCAAACATTAAAAAAATTAAAAAAAATTAAATAGTTAAAACTACTTTTTAATACTAAATTCTTTTGGAATCTCTTCTTTTAAAACATATTTAAAAATATATTCTCCAACTCCACCTTGATCTGCAGTTAAACTAGTAACATCATCAGCTGCATTTTTAACAATCTCTAGTTTTGAATTTTTCATAGCAACTCCAGTTCCTGCAAATTTAATAGCTTCTAAGTCGTTTTCTCCATCTCCAAAAAATAAAATTTCTTCTGGTTTTATATTTAATTCTTTTGCAACATATTCTAAACCATAACCTTTATTAACACCAATTGGATTAATTTCAATATTTTCTTTTGCATTTGTTACATAACTAAAAGAAAAAGCACTAAAACCTAGATCTTCAACTTTTTTTCTCATTTGTCTCATATTTTCTTTTTTACCAAAACAAATATATTTAGTAATTTGAGCTTCTAATTTTTTATTAGGTTTATAAGTTTTTACTACTCTTTGAGCTCTTTTTTTCATTCATCAAAAAAATATAGATATTCCTTTATTTTTATAAGCAATATTTTCATTAAGTGTATAACAAAAAGCATGAGCTTTATGTTGTTTTATAATACTAAAGATTTGATCCACTTGTTGAGCTGCAAAGTTTTTTGTATATCTAATCTTTACACTACCATTTTTCTCATAACTAAACACTTGTCCACCATTTTGACTAATAAAAGGAATAGAAGTATTTAATAAATCTAATTGTTTTGCAATAAATCTAGTAGTTGTTATAGTTCTTCCTGTTGCTATAACTATTTTTATTCCTTTATCTTTAGCTTTTTTTATAGCAAGTTTAGTTAGTTCATGAATTCCGTTTTTTCTAGAATACACTGTTCCATCAATATCAATAGCAATTATTTTATACATAAAAACTCTCTTTTCTATTATTATGATTATAACAAAATCAATTATTCTAATATCTTGATGAATTTTAGTTTCTTAATATAAGGAGTTAATAAGTAATATAAGAACTTTTATAATTAATTTGAGGTGAAATAATGAATAAGTTTAAATCTGAGTTTGATAAACCTTTTAATAGATCAAAAACTCATGAAAGAAGATGGTGTAAAGATAATATTAAACAATTTTATTTATTAGATGATTATGATAATTTTTTAAACTGTTCAATAGCTGACACTAATTTTAAAACTCCAAAAGTTATAGTAAATACAATTAAAAAAATCGCTAAACAACAATCTTATAGTTACACTTGTAGTATTGAAAATAGTCTAGATGCTATTCAAACTTGATATAAACAATTACATAATATTGATTTAACTACTAATCAAATAATTCTAGGTCATGGAACTATTAGTGCTTTAATACAAGCTGTTCAAGCGCTTACTAATGTAAATGATAATATCTTAATTCAATCTCCCGTTTATAAACCTTTTTATAATGTAGTACAAACAAATAATAGAAATGTAATAGATAATCCATTAGTTTATAAAGATCATAATTATGAAATTGATTTTATTGATTTTGAAAATAAAATGAAAAAACATAATGTAAAAATGTTTATTTTATGTAGTCCACATAACCCTTCTGGAGTAGTTTGAAAAGCTCAAGATCTTTTAAAAATCATTGAGATTTGTAATAGGTATAATGTAGTTATTATTAGTGATGAAGTTCATGGAGACATTGTTTTAAAAGATAAGTTTTATTCTTTATTAGAATTTGAAACTAAAAATAATAATTTTATAGTAGTTAGTTCTCCAAATAAAATGTTTAATTTAGCTGGATTAAAAGGTTCTTATTTAATTAGTAAAAATACAGATATACTAGATAAAATTAAACAACAATATTTAATTAATGGATTTGGACTATTTAATTCTTTTTATCAACAAGTTTTAATTAGTGCTTATACAAATAAAGAAGTTTTAGATTGAGTAAAAGAGTTTAAAGAATATATTTATAATAACTATTTATATTTAAAAGAAAATCTTTTAGATAAATATAAACAACTAGATTATATAGATCTAAAAGCAACTTATTTAGTTTGAATTAAGTTTAATCATATAACTGTTGATCAGTTTAAAGAAAATTTAAAACATCAAAATCTAATTATTAATTTAGCTTCTGATTTTTATACAAATGAAACTGACTGATTTAGAATAAATATTGCTTGTCCTAGATCTGAATTAATACAATTAGTTGAAAAACTAAAAATCTGTTTAAAATTAAATTAGGGGGTAATTATGAAAATAATTAATACTGAAAATGCTCCAAAAGCAATCGGACCATACAGTCAAGCTATTAAAATTTGTAATGGTACTTTATATTTATCTGGGCAATTAGGATTAGATCCTAAAACTATGCTTTTAGAAAATAATATTGAATTACAAACAAAAAGAAGTTTAAATAATATTTATGAAATTTTAAAACAAGCAGGATATGACAAAACTGATGTAGTTAAAACTTTAGTTTTATTAAAAGATATTAATGATTTTTCATTAGTAAATAGTATTTATGAAGAATTCTTTGAAGAGCACAAACCTGCTAGAAGTGCTTTTCAAGCAGCAGCTCTTCCAAAAGATGCTTTAATTGAAATAGAAGTAATTGCTTATAAAAAAGAAACAAATTGTTGTTTAGATAAATAATAAAAATGCAGATCATTATAGGTCTGCATTTTCTTATTTTTTAGATTTAATTTTAGATAATTTATCTTTAATTTTTTCTTTAGATTTAAAGTATAAATTCTTTGTTTTGTCAGCTGAATTTAAATAAAAATTCTTTAGATTTTTACGATAATAATATCCAGTTCCACCCGCTATTCCTAGAACTGTAAAAGTACCTAAAACAACTCCTGCTATAACTCCTGCACTTGGCGAATTTGGTTTTATTATAGTGTTTGGTTTTGCTGGAATTTTGTAAAGGTTATTATCATTTTTAGGATTTTCAATCTTGTCTTCTTCTAGTGATTCATTTTTTTCTATTGTTTCATTATTTATTTCAGAATGTTCTGGTTTTTTAGGAGCTATTGTATTTTCTGAATTATCTGGTGAATCTGCTGGTAGTGGTGAAGAATTTGGGATAGAATCAGGTTTTGAAGATTCTTCAGTTGGTTTTTCAGGTTTTATAATAGGTTTTGATTCTATAGAAGGTATTTTATATGTATTATCCTCTAAGATGTTTATTTTTTTCGAATCATCTTTTTGTTTATCTTTAGTAATTTCATTTAAATTATTATCTGTGTGTGGGCTTTCTAAAGCCTCATCGGCTTTAGGTGATAATATTTCTTCAGTACTAATCTCAGGTTTAGCTGCTTCTGTCTTTTCTAGTCACTTAGGTTGATAGTCTTGATCAAGTCCAAAATCATTATTATTAACCTCAGTTTTCATTAGTCATGAATTCAAATTTTGCTTAAATGCTTTTGCATCTTTAAACATTTCTTTCATATTTTTAATTTTTTTAAGCTTAGGTCCTCACTCTAATGGTTTATTTCCATTATTAAACTTTGTAGAGTTTAAAAACATTCGTTCCATATTTGTAACGTTTGATACATCTCATGATGATAAATTATGATTAAAATTTTTAGAATATGCAAACATTTCACCCATATCAGTGACATTTGAAGTGTCTCATTTTAAAATAGCATCGTTGTTAAATCAAGTCGTATTGTAGAACATACTATTCATATTTGTTATTCTTGATGTATCTCAATCTACTGTTCAGATTATATTATTTGTTCTTGCTTGAAAAGCTCCCTTCAAACTAGTTATTTCTGTAGGTAATTGTGCAGCAATGACTTTAACAGTTGAAGGAATTTG
Coding sequences:
- a CDS encoding HAD family hydrolase; amino-acid sequence: MYKIIAIDIDGTVYSRKNGIHELTKLAIKKAKDKGIKIVIATGRTITTTRFIAKQLDLLNTSIPFISQNGGQVFSYEKNGSVKIRYTKNFAAQQVDQIFSIIKQHKAHAFCYTLNENIAYKNKGISIFFWWMKKRAQRVVKTYKPNKKLEAQITKYICFGKKENMRQMRKKVEDLGFSAFSFSYVTNAKENIEINPIGVNKGYGLEYVAKELNIKPEEILFFGDGENDLEAIKFAGTGVAMKNSKLEIVKNAADDVTSLTADQGGVGEYIFKYVLKEEIPKEFSIKK
- a CDS encoding phosphonate ABC transporter ATP-binding protein codes for the protein MKKVIELKEILVKYNNKSDLVLENITLDIFQGELVAIIGPSGVGKSTLFKIIINSLKPVNGQIKVFDQDILKFNKKQKRNFISKIGFLTQTPNLIYTDNVYNNIIRSTSKYKNSFYKFFSILTKKQKITIFEKLDELNILDKAFFKVSELSGGQQQRVEIAKLLIKDVELILADEPTSNLDKKTSIEVLKILKNISEQNKTILVNIHDLSLVKKYFDRVIAIDNKQIVLDKKTKDINQWQLDKIIKSHF
- the cypl gene encoding ABC transporter thiamine pyrophosphate-binding lipoprotein p37/Cypl codes for the protein MYTNRLKVALGTMLSAVSIGSISSFVVACQTKESWDTTITINNSWINDGFFSNLDYNTGAVTAGDKSKAFIELLTKKFNELKNKDEATKKFKDVKFDIKVDFDKKTYFSKLEKNDSENDVYIANYSYYLSNVWDVNKKTLKKDLPFKLVSQAATLQFNWQSGDNTFYKDGMKEDSLRKLADENNKKWLEYGEYPEWYTKESKDGKNTNGKTLHFDGSKYTNFYKNGDLTYVYRGAVLIAGNEADREKIIKAWESKNWEEFIKNGVVYEKTSSAGGYKYQVALFARHFNKTVSEIKEDLEGKKYEQYIVKGQKVSAQLGKKQGNSQLVPRIGFDDEGSYNWTKSKEKSEKYKPTDFKPTENTMNGGKAMMTAATTSATAAPVAPAPAAKPAVNGMKDKNGAIVRTLTMTNPAGYDVVLARKGLLDKQVELLSKALHSLTLEENTYGIYTGYNKFMPLSMDLFEKLVKLQVQAESKQDLVTNIDKIEKQK
- a CDS encoding ABC transporter permease subunit, encoding MAIRQNYKKPFLVKESNFFKYRYINRITNTKTSWKFHKIYFNLLILLVLLLIGWCFYNQASLINIDNFYQVTKKLALLFSFENKNFLDTSYISNEYTNLFLDTLRLLWITIKLALTGTFIGFILAIITSFLSFDKVNNKFLSYLISIVILILRSTPELIFIILITSTFRNDLSLLLVYIWFTWLWLHKYYIDMLNSFDLQPYYVSISQGNSKFKAFFKEIYPRIKNRVIALFIFSFESNIRWASILAALSLPGIGRLIVYGSENTANFNQLGIPLLVLMSFILVLELLNYLFKKYLVEARSKVYKQKNETKFEYYTRLSKKLNVNKIIISLIFISLTIISIITFINIPIYIFNLDYVKSFFNNLLNPNFASFSIFNKHIENNPILLIWNSLQFTIVAMFICIIIAIIGIRLQSIRLNNLFIVIICRSLNVLIRLIPTIVYFYVFHPIFSNALTLVIIVVSLHQASSKAKQLVEVVDNLNIQIINNLKIQGYSNNQIFLKYVLPAIKIEFISLSIFYFELIFRASITYYILASDKLYIGHLITKYLDTKAFYPRLAMSYVWIATFAILIINLIARYVNKKIRK
- a CDS encoding RidA family protein, which codes for MKIINTENAPKAIGPYSQAIKICNGTLYLSGQLGLDPKTMLLENNIELQTKRSLNNIYEILKQAGYDKTDVVKTLVLLKDINDFSLVNSIYEEFFEEHKPARSAFQAAALPKDALIEIEVIAYKKETNCCLDK
- a CDS encoding BspA family leucine-rich repeat surface protein codes for the protein MKKILTILTSCSAVFLITASIILVNKNNGENNIQINKQIKKKSHKYQGEKLTQIGYYWDNFEKQVRIEQIPSTVKVIAAQLPTEITSLKGAFQARTNNIIWTVDWDTSRITNMNSMFYNTTWFNNDAILKWDTSNVTDMGEMFAYSKNFNHNLSSWDVSNVTNMERMFLNSTKFNNGNKPLEWGPKLKKIKNMKEMFKDAKAFKQNLNSWLMKTEVNNNDFGLDQDYQPKWLEKTEAAKPEISTEEILSPKADEALESPHTDNNLNEITKDKQKDDSKKINILEDNTYKIPSIESKPIIKPEKPTEESSKPDSIPNSSPLPADSPDNSENTIAPKKPEHSEINNETIEKNESLEEDKIENPKNDNNLYKIPAKPNTIIKPNSPSAGVIAGVVLGTFTVLGIAGGTGYYYRKNLKNFYLNSADKTKNLYFKSKEKIKDKLSKIKSKK
- a CDS encoding MalY/PatB family protein, coding for MNKFKSEFDKPFNRSKTHERRWCKDNIKQFYLLDDYDNFLNCSIADTNFKTPKVIVNTIKKIAKQQSYSYTCSIENSLDAIQTWYKQLHNIDLTTNQIILGHGTISALIQAVQALTNVNDNILIQSPVYKPFYNVVQTNNRNVIDNPLVYKDHNYEIDFIDFENKMKKHNVKMFILCSPHNPSGVVWKAQDLLKIIEICNRYNVVIISDEVHGDIVLKDKFYSLLEFETKNNNFIVVSSPNKMFNLAGLKGSYLISKNTDILDKIKQQYLINGFGLFNSFYQQVLISAYTNKEVLDWVKEFKEYIYNNYLYLKENLLDKYKQLDYIDLKATYLVWIKFNHITVDQFKENLKHQNLIINLASDFYTNETDWFRINIACPRSELIQLVEKLKICLKLN